Proteins found in one Paenibacillus dendritiformis genomic segment:
- a CDS encoding response regulator transcription factor: MTKILILEDEESIRSFIVINLKRNGFDVVEAANGNDAYQILVNDNTIDIALLDVMVPGIDGFEVCRRVRQFNERMGIIFLTAKVQEQDKVYALSVGADDHVSKPFSPTELVARIQSLLRRVNAYQQPTQKVIYHSGPFTLDLIAKRFTKHNQSIDLTPTEFSLVQFFMEKEDMTLSRDVLLDYVWGKDYMGDPKIVDVNIRRLRQKIEDEPSSPKYLETVWGHGYKWKGSSSC; the protein is encoded by the coding sequence ATGACGAAGATACTCATTCTGGAAGATGAAGAATCGATTCGCAGCTTTATTGTCATCAACCTGAAGCGCAACGGATTTGATGTGGTGGAGGCCGCCAACGGCAACGATGCCTACCAGATTCTTGTCAACGACAATACAATTGATATTGCCCTGCTCGATGTGATGGTTCCGGGCATTGACGGCTTTGAGGTATGCCGCCGCGTCCGCCAGTTCAACGAACGGATGGGCATCATTTTCCTTACGGCCAAGGTTCAGGAGCAGGACAAGGTATACGCGTTGTCGGTCGGTGCCGACGATCATGTGAGCAAGCCGTTCAGTCCAACGGAGCTGGTGGCCCGCATTCAGTCTCTCCTGCGCCGGGTCAACGCCTATCAGCAGCCTACGCAGAAAGTCATATATCATTCGGGGCCGTTCACGCTTGATCTGATCGCGAAGCGGTTCACGAAGCATAACCAATCGATTGACCTGACTCCTACGGAGTTCTCGCTGGTGCAGTTCTTCATGGAGAAGGAAGATATGACATTAAGCCGCGATGTGCTGCTTGATTATGTATGGGGCAAAGATTATATGGGCGATCCGAAGATTGTCGATGTCAATATCCGCCGCTTGCGGCAGAAAATCGAGGATGAGCCTTCGTCGCCTAAATATTTGGAAACAGTCTGGGGACATGGATATAAATGGAAAGGTTCCTCTTCATGCTAA
- a CDS encoding amino acid ABC transporter ATP-binding protein: protein MIEIRDLHKSYGELNILKGLNMTIEQGEVVVVIGPSGSGKSTFLRCLNLLETPTAGDILFEGMKINDKKHDINATRAKMGMVFQSFNLFPHMSVMDNITLAPIKVKGKSKAEAEETAMDLLKKVGLADKASAYPDQLSGGQKQRIAIARALAMEPHVMLFDEPTSALDPEMVGEVLEVMKSLARDGMTMVIVTHEMGFAREVGDRIVFMDGGHIVEQGPPQQLFSAPQHPRTQEFLGQVL from the coding sequence ATGATCGAAATTCGTGACCTGCATAAATCGTACGGAGAGCTGAACATTTTGAAAGGCTTGAACATGACGATCGAGCAAGGGGAAGTCGTCGTTGTTATCGGCCCCAGCGGCTCGGGCAAGAGCACCTTTCTGCGATGTCTTAATCTGCTGGAGACGCCGACCGCAGGCGATATTTTGTTCGAAGGCATGAAAATTAATGACAAAAAGCATGATATTAATGCAACGCGCGCAAAAATGGGCATGGTCTTCCAATCCTTCAACCTGTTTCCGCATATGTCGGTGATGGACAACATTACGCTGGCTCCGATTAAAGTGAAAGGGAAAAGCAAGGCGGAAGCGGAGGAGACCGCGATGGATCTCCTGAAGAAGGTCGGATTGGCCGACAAGGCATCCGCTTACCCTGACCAGCTGTCCGGCGGACAGAAGCAGCGGATTGCGATTGCGCGGGCACTGGCGATGGAGCCGCATGTCATGCTGTTCGACGAGCCGACATCCGCCCTGGATCCCGAGATGGTCGGCGAAGTGCTGGAAGTAATGAAGTCGCTTGCCCGAGACGGGATGACGATGGTGATCGTAACGCATGAGATGGGATTTGCGCGCGAGGTCGGGGATCGCATCGTGTTCATGGATGGCGGGCATATCGTCGAGCAGGGGCCGCCGCAGCAATTGTTCTCCGCGCCGCAGCATCCCCGCACGCAAGAATTCCTCGGACAAGTTCTCTAA
- a CDS encoding DUF3298 and DUF4163 domain-containing protein produces MSTSTEADATTLYPLPVQVDTYVIRRPKLTVYVPQIRGRDGDEAVSRMNKAIHRQAVRLIRMTGYGEAPDTEVTGSYEIKLNERHYISLTLIVYGYTAHAAHGMTYQAGMTMDVRDGRELKLADLFKPGAPYVKVLSEQVAAQIKARDIPVLEPFTEIRPDQDFYMTDKALVLFFGLYELAPYAYGFPYFPISIYTLQDIKAENGIIDALWY; encoded by the coding sequence ATGAGCACATCAACGGAAGCGGATGCCACGACGCTGTATCCGCTGCCGGTCCAGGTGGATACGTATGTCATCCGCAGACCGAAGCTGACCGTCTACGTGCCTCAGATTCGCGGCCGTGACGGGGACGAAGCGGTATCCCGCATGAATAAGGCGATCCACCGTCAGGCGGTCCGGCTCATTCGGATGACCGGCTACGGCGAAGCGCCGGACACGGAGGTAACGGGCTCCTACGAGATCAAGCTGAATGAACGCCATTATATCAGCCTCACTCTCATCGTATACGGATATACGGCGCATGCCGCGCACGGGATGACGTATCAGGCCGGGATGACGATGGATGTCAGGGACGGGCGGGAGTTGAAGCTGGCGGATCTGTTCAAGCCGGGAGCCCCTTATGTGAAGGTGCTGTCGGAGCAGGTAGCCGCCCAGATTAAGGCGCGCGACATTCCCGTATTGGAGCCGTTCACCGAGATTCGGCCGGATCAAGATTTTTATATGACGGACAAAGCGCTTGTCCTGTTCTTCGGCCTGTATGAGTTGGCTCCATACGCCTATGGCTTTCCATATTTCCCGATATCCATCTATACGTTGCAGGATATCAAGGCAGAGAATGGAATTATCGATGCGCTCTGGTATTAG
- a CDS encoding phosphonate ABC transporter ATP-binding protein, translating to MIKVERLVKRYPPAPPILDRLSFELEPGEFVGVIGASGSGKSTLLKCIAMRESWTSGKYSVDGVNIFENQVNGKRKVMREFAYLEQNPVLNLNRKVLKNVLIGRFHQTPLWRMALGIVRSDDYMGAMDTLEMLGLLDKAHDQTSKLSGGERQRVAIARALVHGANVLLADEPVLGLDPKAAESVLDTFRSLCQRERKIVIAVFHQAELAEKYATRIWGMKEGRIAVDVKGRRLLQSEKALIH from the coding sequence ATGATTAAAGTAGAACGTCTGGTCAAGCGGTATCCGCCGGCCCCGCCAATCTTGGATCGATTGAGCTTCGAGCTCGAGCCTGGCGAATTCGTCGGCGTTATCGGCGCAAGCGGCAGCGGGAAATCGACGCTGCTCAAATGCATCGCGATGCGCGAGAGCTGGACGAGCGGCAAGTATAGCGTCGACGGCGTTAATATTTTCGAGAATCAGGTCAATGGCAAGCGCAAGGTGATGCGCGAGTTCGCTTACCTGGAACAGAATCCGGTCCTCAATCTGAATCGAAAAGTGTTGAAGAACGTGCTTATCGGCCGTTTCCATCAGACGCCGCTCTGGCGGATGGCTCTCGGCATTGTTCGTTCGGACGATTATATGGGGGCGATGGACACGCTTGAGATGCTCGGCTTGCTGGACAAGGCGCATGACCAGACGAGCAAGCTCAGCGGAGGGGAGCGCCAGCGTGTCGCCATTGCGCGCGCGCTCGTGCACGGGGCCAACGTTCTCTTGGCGGACGAGCCGGTGCTCGGCCTGGATCCGAAGGCCGCCGAGTCGGTGCTGGACACGTTCCGCAGCTTGTGCCAGCGGGAGCGGAAGATCGTGATCGCCGTCTTCCATCAGGCCGAGCTGGCCGAGAAGTATGCGACCCGCATCTGGGGAATGAAGGAAGGGCGGATCGCAGTCGACGTGAAGGGACGCCGCCTGCTCCAATCAGAGAAGGCGCTCATACATTAA
- a CDS encoding 3D domain-containing protein: protein MRKRMTLKLTAAFLGLNLVFQMMPVYAEPYIAQEGDTFYSLAKKHQIDLDELMKANPNINPKNIYGGLKLELPKKTLQGLAVESESAALIEADMDEAAPAADKAEASADKPAAAAPAAKAQTQEKAKQAAPAAKKNVITVSGKEMTYKKKVNMKATAYTAHASENGKWGAVDYFGNPLKLGTVAVDPKVIPLGTKLFITGYQFKHLPQGGFIAEARDIGGAINGNKLDIFVPVSKQTGSTFGIQNIEVYIMS, encoded by the coding sequence ATGCGGAAAAGAATGACTTTAAAGCTTACAGCGGCATTCCTGGGATTGAATCTGGTATTTCAAATGATGCCGGTTTATGCCGAGCCTTACATCGCTCAGGAAGGGGATACCTTCTACTCGCTTGCGAAGAAGCATCAGATTGATCTGGATGAATTGATGAAGGCGAACCCTAACATCAATCCGAAGAATATTTACGGAGGGCTGAAGCTGGAGCTTCCGAAAAAGACCCTGCAAGGTCTGGCGGTAGAATCGGAAAGTGCGGCATTGATTGAAGCGGATATGGATGAGGCCGCACCGGCAGCGGACAAGGCTGAAGCATCTGCGGACAAGCCAGCAGCAGCTGCGCCGGCAGCGAAGGCGCAAACCCAGGAGAAAGCGAAGCAGGCTGCGCCAGCTGCGAAGAAGAACGTAATTACGGTCTCCGGCAAGGAGATGACATATAAAAAGAAAGTGAACATGAAGGCCACCGCATATACGGCCCACGCGAGTGAAAACGGAAAATGGGGCGCTGTCGATTACTTCGGCAACCCATTGAAGCTGGGGACGGTAGCCGTCGATCCGAAGGTTATTCCATTGGGAACGAAGCTGTTCATCACCGGCTATCAGTTCAAGCATCTGCCGCAAGGCGGATTTATTGCGGAAGCACGCGATATCGGCGGCGCCATCAATGGCAACAAGCTTGATATTTTCGTTCCGGTTAGCAAGCAGACGGGCAGTACTTTCGGCATTCAAAATATAGAAGTTTACATTATGTCTTAA
- a CDS encoding MFS transporter: MQFFILIIVVTFTGLSQGMLLPLLTIFLERMGVPSDLNALNATALYVGVFAMMFAVERILLRVGYKRMLLGGLIVVTAAIVLFPLLPNIYVWFALRMIVGLGDSALHYATQLWAVSVSPAHRRGRNISLYGMAYGLGFSFGPLGINLLRVHDSAPFLVMGALFLIVIGLVLFVLPNQPVEGLHEGARPEKRYARSYQWAWFALLPAFLYGYMEASMNSNFPIYALRIGLEEHWISYLLPFFGIGGLILQLPLGILSDKIDRKKVLMACGLTGGAGFLLVPFVGTSIWGILILFLLVGGLVGSFFSLGLAYAADILPKAYLPSANVIASVHFSLGSIIGPNLAGLGLQYVSMGSMFYLLGIWYIGFSLLGLIFKRQAKTLAS; this comes from the coding sequence ATGCAATTTTTTATTCTCATTATTGTGGTCACATTTACCGGATTGAGTCAAGGGATGCTGCTCCCGCTCTTAACCATCTTCCTGGAGCGGATGGGCGTCCCTTCTGATCTGAATGCGCTCAATGCGACGGCCCTGTACGTTGGCGTCTTCGCCATGATGTTCGCCGTCGAACGGATCCTGCTCCGGGTGGGATACAAGCGGATGCTTCTCGGCGGACTCATCGTTGTAACGGCGGCGATCGTACTGTTCCCGCTGCTGCCCAACATCTATGTCTGGTTCGCCCTTCGGATGATTGTCGGCCTGGGGGACAGCGCGCTGCATTACGCGACCCAGCTGTGGGCGGTCTCCGTCAGCCCGGCTCACCGGCGCGGACGGAATATTTCGCTGTACGGGATGGCCTATGGACTCGGCTTCAGCTTCGGCCCGCTCGGCATTAATCTGCTCCGCGTGCATGATTCCGCACCGTTCCTGGTGATGGGCGCGCTGTTCCTTATCGTCATCGGGCTCGTCCTGTTCGTACTGCCGAATCAGCCAGTGGAAGGCTTGCATGAAGGCGCCCGTCCCGAGAAGCGGTATGCCCGCTCTTATCAATGGGCCTGGTTCGCGCTGCTGCCGGCCTTTTTGTACGGCTACATGGAAGCATCGATGAACAGCAACTTCCCGATTTATGCGCTGCGCATCGGCCTGGAGGAGCATTGGATCTCGTACCTGCTTCCGTTCTTCGGTATCGGCGGCCTCATCCTGCAGCTTCCGCTCGGCATACTGAGCGACAAGATCGACCGTAAAAAGGTATTGATGGCTTGCGGTCTGACCGGAGGAGCGGGATTCCTTCTCGTCCCGTTCGTCGGAACGAGCATCTGGGGGATTTTGATTCTATTCCTGCTCGTCGGCGGCTTGGTCGGCTCCTTTTTCTCGCTTGGCCTGGCATATGCCGCGGATATTTTGCCGAAGGCTTATCTGCCTTCCGCCAATGTGATCGCATCCGTTCACTTCAGCCTGGGCAGCATTATCGGACCGAACCTGGCCGGCTTGGGGCTGCAGTATGTGTCCATGGGCAGCATGTTCTACCTGCTCGGCATCTGGTATATCGGCTTCTCGCTGCTTGGCTTGATCTTCAAGCGGCAGGCAAAAACGCTTGCAAGTTAG
- a CDS encoding ATP-binding protein translates to MLRTIHRQMMVRIVVTVIAALAVISFFSHQAVQSIIQRNMTENYLNQMKLAANEVDSALLHHKKSVETFSRIIRELYRLSDDVHSDVRNATRLFAGSPNKFVNGYWFTAQSSYRNQGKHFVWYGYDEKGTPAEIMSGQEIDASSPVYESDSRFDYYHGAAKSGGTHITAPFIDPFTQEPMLSISTPVYDEEGLLLGVAGIDIHYNDLQQVGSRLSFHPDSKTLLITRDGDLLYDPDEQHTIFANLYRDFDEDLIPIFEQVIKDIKQTAETTSMTRYQDRKMIVFTVGLKESDWIAMIMLPATVIDSVLYHVAWVTFGTFTLVAVVVALLLHMWIRRLIHRPLRSLVDASSRLAKGDYNVRVEHDQHNEFRLLGEHMNRMTDSLHKQVQLEQEMKRMGALKVVGEMAAAISHEIRNPLTTVKGFLQLLRSKPEHVKEHVYFDTMMEEIERANSIITEYLTLAQHKVVEFRKQSLNEVINHIYPLVQASATTDCQEIRLDLNPVPEFDMDEKEIRQLLHNLIRNGLEAMEANQTLTVRTRHDEQAIHLEVEDEGPGFDMTVLQSAGTPFLTTKAGGTGLGLSICYRIVHRHRGSMEISSVPGKTLIHIRFPLIPEKPDSVQ, encoded by the coding sequence ATGTTACGGACGATTCACCGGCAGATGATGGTCCGCATCGTTGTGACCGTGATTGCCGCACTTGCTGTCATTTCATTTTTCTCCCACCAGGCGGTACAATCGATCATTCAGCGCAATATGACAGAGAATTATTTGAATCAGATGAAGCTGGCTGCGAACGAGGTGGATTCCGCACTGCTTCATCACAAGAAATCGGTAGAAACGTTTTCCCGTATTATCCGCGAGCTATACCGGCTGTCGGATGACGTTCATTCCGACGTAAGGAACGCTACGAGGCTCTTCGCAGGAAGTCCCAACAAATTCGTCAACGGCTATTGGTTCACGGCACAGTCAAGCTATCGCAACCAGGGGAAGCACTTCGTCTGGTATGGTTATGACGAGAAGGGAACGCCTGCCGAAATCATGAGTGGACAGGAGATTGATGCCTCGTCGCCCGTCTACGAGAGCGATTCGCGCTTCGACTACTATCATGGGGCAGCGAAGAGCGGCGGGACGCATATTACGGCTCCTTTTATTGATCCGTTTACGCAAGAGCCCATGCTGTCCATCAGCACTCCGGTATACGACGAGGAGGGGCTGCTGCTGGGTGTGGCCGGCATCGACATCCATTACAACGATTTGCAGCAAGTTGGCTCTCGGCTCAGTTTCCATCCGGACAGCAAGACTTTGCTCATTACGAGAGACGGAGATCTGCTCTATGACCCGGACGAACAGCATACCATCTTCGCCAATCTGTACCGGGATTTCGATGAAGATCTGATTCCGATATTCGAGCAGGTCATAAAAGATATCAAGCAGACAGCAGAGACGACATCGATGACCAGATATCAGGACCGTAAAATGATCGTGTTTACGGTCGGCTTGAAAGAGAGTGACTGGATCGCGATGATTATGCTTCCGGCAACGGTTATCGACTCCGTTCTTTACCACGTCGCTTGGGTGACGTTCGGCACCTTCACTTTGGTTGCGGTTGTCGTCGCACTGCTTCTGCATATGTGGATCCGCCGCCTCATTCACCGGCCTTTGCGCAGTCTGGTCGATGCCTCTTCCCGGCTTGCCAAGGGGGATTATAATGTGCGGGTGGAGCACGATCAGCATAATGAATTCCGGCTGCTTGGCGAGCATATGAACCGGATGACCGATTCGCTCCACAAGCAAGTGCAGCTCGAGCAGGAGATGAAGCGGATGGGCGCCTTGAAGGTCGTAGGCGAGATGGCGGCGGCCATCAGCCATGAAATACGCAATCCGTTGACGACGGTCAAAGGATTTCTGCAGCTGCTGCGCAGCAAGCCGGAGCATGTGAAGGAGCATGTTTATTTTGATACGATGATGGAAGAAATCGAGCGTGCGAATTCCATCATTACGGAATACTTGACGTTGGCGCAGCACAAAGTCGTCGAATTCCGCAAGCAATCATTGAATGAGGTTATCAATCATATTTATCCGCTCGTGCAAGCGTCGGCGACAACGGATTGTCAGGAGATTCGCCTTGATCTGAATCCGGTGCCGGAATTTGATATGGATGAAAAAGAAATTCGCCAGCTGCTGCACAATCTGATTCGCAACGGACTGGAGGCGATGGAAGCGAATCAGACGCTGACGGTTCGGACCCGGCATGATGAGCAAGCCATACATCTTGAAGTCGAGGATGAAGGGCCTGGCTTCGATATGACGGTATTGCAGTCGGCGGGAACCCCCTTCCTGACGACGAAAGCGGGCGGAACCGGCTTGGGCCTGTCCATCTGCTACCGTATCGTCCATCGTCATCGGGGGAGCATGGAGATCTCCTCCGTACCGGGCAAGACACTTATACATATCCGGTTTCCACTTATTCCGGAGAAGCCTGATTCAGTTCAGTGA
- a CDS encoding polysaccharide deacetylase family protein, whose product MRTKQICCLLVCLVGVAGCFPRSHQAAPDPKLTSLDQNQPSADMTLRPPRHDVAEQPETGKGTISFVLQDKPQQRPHQPLPLPKFHLTMKESAHKEAAHEGLRSDTLGRKTVEQESAMKQKKPPIPEPAQSASQNTKSGISQHHLSLAQLRVKYPHIFKLHGSKRGLRRVALTFDDVPDNRITPLVLDILREHNIRATFFLVGSRAKAHPELVRRIIREGHIIGNHSYSHPLMTKLSLPAFEQQVKDAERVIEEIIGYKPRFYRPPFGEINEEQLKWAGDHGYLVVNWDVDSNDWRGLNAKEVYDNVISGVRPGSIVLQHAGGSKHNRYLQGTVKALPSIIKQLKQQRYHFVTVPELLQDRKDKKDN is encoded by the coding sequence TTGCGCACAAAACAGATATGCTGCCTGCTGGTGTGTCTGGTAGGAGTGGCCGGCTGCTTTCCGCGTTCGCATCAGGCTGCACCCGATCCGAAGCTGACCTCATTGGATCAGAACCAGCCGTCTGCGGATATGACATTGAGACCACCGCGTCATGATGTGGCGGAACAACCCGAGACGGGCAAGGGCACCATCTCCTTCGTCCTGCAGGACAAGCCGCAACAGCGGCCGCATCAGCCTCTGCCTTTACCCAAGTTCCACTTGACGATGAAGGAATCAGCCCACAAGGAAGCGGCCCATGAAGGGCTCCGTTCTGACACCTTAGGACGGAAGACTGTGGAACAAGAATCCGCCATGAAGCAAAAGAAGCCGCCGATCCCCGAGCCAGCCCAATCCGCTTCGCAGAATACGAAATCCGGGATAAGCCAGCACCATTTGAGCCTGGCTCAGCTTAGAGTGAAATACCCGCATATTTTTAAGCTTCATGGCTCCAAGCGCGGACTCCGCCGAGTCGCCCTTACCTTCGATGATGTCCCTGATAACCGGATAACCCCGCTTGTACTGGATATTTTGCGCGAACATAACATTCGCGCGACCTTCTTTCTCGTCGGGTCTCGGGCAAAAGCCCATCCCGAGCTGGTTCGGCGCATTATCCGGGAAGGCCATATTATCGGCAATCATTCTTACAGCCATCCGTTAATGACGAAGCTGTCGCTGCCTGCCTTCGAGCAGCAAGTGAAAGATGCGGAACGGGTAATCGAAGAGATCATCGGATATAAGCCGAGATTCTATCGTCCTCCCTTCGGGGAGATCAATGAGGAGCAACTGAAATGGGCGGGGGATCACGGTTATCTGGTCGTCAATTGGGATGTCGATTCCAACGACTGGCGGGGCTTGAACGCCAAGGAAGTATATGACAACGTAATAAGCGGTGTCAGGCCCGGTTCGATCGTGCTTCAACATGCGGGAGGAAGCAAGCACAACCGATATTTACAAGGAACGGTCAAAGCCCTCCCCTCCATCATTAAGCAATTGAAGCAGCAGCGGTACCACTTCGTCACCGTGCCGGAGCTGCTGCAAGACCGCAAGGATAAAAAAGACAATTAA
- a CDS encoding transporter substrate-binding domain-containing protein: MKIVAVCSLLMAILVGCGAKGDSYDNIMSKKTLVVGVSADYPPFEFHKTINGKDEIVGFDIDLANEIAKDLGVEMKIEDMKFESLIGALNSDKLDMVISGMDPDPERAKAVDFSDPYYVAEAGVIVRAADKDKYKTPEDLKGKKIGVQKGSTFEKVVTQIPEAQPELLSKVSDLVLALESNRIEAVIVEKPVAKAYASNRPELEMSDAVLQPASDGYVIGFRKGSPKMVEAANKTIARLKSEGKLDEFITKATQMAEEQ; this comes from the coding sequence ATGAAGATCGTAGCGGTATGTTCGCTATTAATGGCCATCCTGGTTGGCTGCGGAGCCAAAGGAGATAGTTATGACAATATTATGAGCAAAAAGACGCTCGTTGTCGGCGTCAGCGCCGATTATCCTCCATTCGAGTTTCACAAGACGATTAACGGCAAGGATGAAATTGTCGGGTTCGACATCGATTTGGCGAACGAGATTGCGAAGGATCTGGGCGTTGAGATGAAGATTGAAGATATGAAGTTCGAATCGCTGATTGGGGCACTGAATTCGGACAAGCTGGATATGGTTATCTCGGGAATGGATCCGGATCCGGAGCGGGCGAAGGCGGTTGACTTCTCCGATCCGTACTACGTGGCTGAGGCAGGCGTCATCGTGCGTGCCGCGGACAAAGACAAGTACAAGACGCCGGAAGATCTGAAAGGGAAGAAGATCGGCGTTCAGAAAGGCTCGACTTTTGAGAAGGTCGTGACACAGATTCCCGAAGCTCAGCCTGAACTGCTGTCCAAGGTAAGTGATCTCGTCTTGGCGCTGGAGTCGAACCGGATTGAGGCGGTCATCGTCGAGAAGCCGGTCGCGAAGGCATATGCCTCGAACCGCCCTGAACTGGAGATGTCGGATGCAGTGCTGCAGCCGGCGAGCGATGGCTATGTCATCGGCTTCCGCAAAGGCAGTCCGAAAATGGTTGAAGCCGCGAACAAGACGATTGCCCGCCTGAAATCGGAAGGCAAGCTGGACGAGTTCATTACGAAGGCGACCCAGATGGCGGAAGAGCAATAA
- a CDS encoding sensor histidine kinase: MHYFIVVFLTMLILEAIFLIAVRSYYYDSISSHMSSHLSVTTTLYQQGNAGINTEDRSWLPVLLKQYNIKTADVQILSPQGEVMISSSYFRVDKPVTTADVISAQSGTVGQWIGKQPGTGEAVMSIASPLYAKGDIVYIVRLVTSLDLVNARINSIVLLSVVIAIAVLIIVLIISIGLANSIVKPINEITSASAQMAKGRFDVRIKEEYKYEIGELARTLNFMAHEIVRSNQLKNDFVSSISHELRTPLTGIKGWSETLLSGQFEEEESKLGMNVILKETDRLIGLVEELLDFSKLQENKLQFNWSPVYLSGVLEDTVLQVKMKAEQKQIHIEVHSRGAEQPISGDVNRLKQVFLNLIDNAVKFSPNESVITVHSTWDEDKVVVRIVDQGIGISKEHLAKVMDKFYQVNPSHGGTGLGLAITYELVKAHHGDMTIESKPDVGTTVIVTLPIHQPPVSEPEEEKQ, from the coding sequence ATGCACTATTTTATCGTCGTGTTCTTGACGATGCTTATTTTGGAGGCGATATTTCTTATCGCTGTCCGTTCCTATTATTATGACTCGATTTCTAGCCATATGTCGTCTCATTTGAGTGTCACGACAACGCTCTACCAACAAGGCAATGCGGGGATCAATACGGAAGACCGAAGCTGGCTCCCCGTGCTGCTGAAGCAGTACAATATCAAGACGGCGGATGTGCAGATTCTGAGTCCGCAGGGTGAGGTGATGATCTCGTCCAGCTACTTCCGGGTGGACAAGCCGGTCACCACGGCCGACGTCATCAGTGCCCAGAGCGGGACGGTAGGGCAGTGGATCGGCAAGCAGCCGGGGACGGGAGAGGCGGTTATGTCGATCGCGTCCCCGCTCTATGCGAAGGGAGATATCGTCTATATCGTCCGTCTGGTCACTTCGCTGGATTTGGTCAATGCGCGCATTAACAGCATCGTGCTGCTGTCTGTTGTCATTGCGATCGCAGTTCTCATCATCGTGCTCATCATCAGCATCGGCCTGGCGAATTCCATCGTGAAGCCGATCAATGAGATTACGAGCGCTTCCGCCCAGATGGCGAAGGGTCGCTTCGATGTTCGCATCAAGGAGGAGTACAAGTATGAGATCGGCGAGCTCGCCCGGACGCTGAACTTCATGGCTCATGAGATCGTCCGCAGCAATCAGCTTAAGAACGACTTCGTCTCCTCGATCTCGCATGAGCTGCGAACGCCGCTTACCGGGATTAAGGGGTGGAGCGAGACGCTTCTCTCCGGACAGTTCGAGGAAGAAGAGAGCAAGCTGGGGATGAACGTCATCCTGAAGGAGACCGACCGGCTTATCGGGCTGGTCGAGGAACTGCTTGACTTCTCGAAGCTGCAGGAGAATAAGCTGCAATTCAATTGGTCGCCGGTCTATCTGTCGGGCGTTCTGGAAGACACGGTGCTTCAAGTAAAAATGAAGGCCGAGCAGAAGCAGATTCATATTGAGGTTCATTCCCGCGGCGCGGAGCAGCCTATCTCTGGCGATGTGAACCGGCTGAAGCAGGTCTTTCTCAATCTGATCGACAATGCGGTCAAGTTCTCTCCGAATGAATCGGTAATTACGGTCCATTCGACGTGGGACGAGGACAAGGTCGTCGTTCGCATCGTGGATCAGGGCATCGGCATCAGCAAGGAGCATTTGGCCAAAGTCATGGATAAGTTCTATCAGGTGAACCCGAGCCATGGCGGCACGGGCTTGGGCTTGGCCATTACGTACGAGCTGGTGAAGGCGCATCATGGCGACATGACTATCGAGAGCAAGCCGGATGTAGGCACAACGGTAATCGTGACGCTGCCGATTCATCAGCCCCCCGTAAGCGAACCGGAGGAAGAGAAGCAGTAA
- a CDS encoding amino acid ABC transporter permease, with the protein MLWDYKWDYLSGAEITVLLSLVAVLAGFVLGIIIVLMRIGPFKLLNWFAIAYIELLRGTPLLVQLFIIHFGLAQFGIEFSKFTSGAIAVSINSSAYLAEIFRSGIQAVDKGQAEAARSLGMSKGMTMRYIILPQAFRTVIPAIGNEFVTIIKESSIVSLIGIADIMFQTDIIRSKTYTAMGPLLGAAMMYLVLTIPLSKAIGLLERKLKKNDRNS; encoded by the coding sequence ATGCTATGGGACTATAAATGGGATTATTTATCCGGAGCCGAGATTACGGTGCTGCTATCGCTGGTGGCGGTGTTGGCCGGCTTCGTGCTCGGCATTATTATTGTATTGATGCGGATCGGGCCATTCAAGCTGTTGAACTGGTTCGCAATCGCCTATATCGAGCTTCTTCGCGGCACTCCGCTGCTGGTGCAATTGTTCATTATTCATTTCGGACTGGCTCAGTTCGGCATCGAATTCAGCAAATTCACTTCCGGCGCGATCGCCGTCTCGATTAACAGCTCGGCTTATTTGGCGGAAATTTTCCGCTCGGGGATTCAGGCGGTGGATAAGGGGCAGGCGGAAGCCGCACGTTCGCTCGGCATGTCCAAAGGCATGACGATGCGATATATTATTTTGCCGCAGGCATTCCGCACAGTCATTCCGGCGATTGGGAACGAGTTCGTCACGATTATCAAGGAGAGCTCGATTGTCAGTCTGATCGGAATCGCGGACATTATGTTCCAGACGGATATTATCCGCAGCAAGACGTATACGGCCATGGGGCCGTTGCTTGGGGCGGCCATGATGTACCTCGTGCTGACGATTCCGCTGTCGAAGGCAATCGGTCTGCTGGAAAGGAAGTTGAAGAAGAATGATCGAAATTCGTGA